The genomic segment aaatatttcctttcaaaagaaataagtttttaaaatgtaCTCATTGAAcctctttatttaatttaggtTGGACCTTTCTTTTTATAATCCTAATTTGGatgagaaatttttttatttaaataaattatttcaattacttctaaatataaaaaattttaaatataaaaattattattttaaatttataacttcGACGAATAACTTGAtgacatatttacaaaaaaatgtcattttaagcttatttaatttaagtcattttaaacaatcaaattgttttcataaatttttaaaatttattttttataaagattcaaataatatattttataataaaacttttttaaaaataaaatttctccAAACTTTGAAGTGATAAAATAAAGCTTTGAAGTACTAAACCAACGGAGCAGAGCAAATGTGCCTCGACAAGGATGTTACAAAACAAAGTGTCGTGTATTACTTGCCAAATCAGCACCATTTGAACCCTTTATCAGATTCCTTCACTATTCACAAGTCATGGATCTGAAGCCTCCCTCTGGTATAAATGAGTTGTGTTACCTCAGCATTGAAAACCAAGACAATAAGAGTTCTCCAAAGTTAATTGTCTTCACAGTGATTATTGCAGTCATTGTTATCCAAAACAACACCACAGTGATGGCAGGTAATAGGCAAAAGAAGTCTTCTTCcactttcttctctattttcaACGTCTTCTCATCTAGGAAGTCCAGAGGAGGCTACTGTGATACTCCTGATTCCAGCCGCAGGGTGTGGCCTAGTGATTATGACAAAGGTAACTGGGGTGTTGCTGAGCCAAATATTGACATGAAAGCCGAAGCTTTCATTGCCAAGTACAAGAAACGTGTTTCAGAATCTGCACTCTATCAACTTGACCCTGCTGCTGATAACGCATAATTTCAAACCATATGTATATTTCTTTGTTTCTCTTCGCTGTGAACCTGTGATTTATCCATTAATGTTGCTTCTACCTTCTACCTGGTAGAAATTATGTCAATAAATAATGAAGATATATATGAATAACTTATTGTATACAACAACTTGTCTAGTTGTTCATATATGGATCACCCAACTATATAGCCTGCTCTTCAGGTGATTTGTAATCTTCCTTCTTATTGTAATATACTGTGGTTTAGAGATAGCATTTGGCTCTTTCACCATGTATTTTTCTGATAATTACCATTACACTTGTGTAGCACTAATGTTTTCTTCCACGATTTCAGTTACACCCCTTGTTTTGTGTATGTGATTAAAAAAGTACATGATAAAACTGTGGAAAGTGTATATGAGTTCATAACTTCTTCCACTTACACTGGCTCTGGTGTTTAATATTTCGCCAGGGCTTCATGCAATTAAGATTTCTCAGAAACTTTAGAGTTTCAACATTCAACAAGTGCATGACATTTGCTTCACTTGTTGAATCTTCAATGTGACGGCAACGTGACTTGGTTATCGTTTGAAATACTCGACTAATATCTGACAGCTTCCTTACAAGAAAAAGCTCAAATTACAACAACATTTTACCCATAGATATTAATCGTCGATAACTTCTCATTATTAATAGaattatcaatgaatatttttatataagttatcgatagaaatatttattagtaaactttattttatgaaGTTAAATTAACATTTGGTATTTCCTTCCCcattttactttctttctcCCGTTTGAAAATCTTCCCAAACGCGAACAGAGAAAGGCGAAACGCAGTGCTGTGATGCTACCGTTGACGTTGTCATGGATGCTTTTGTTGGACAACTTCGTCTCCCGCAGAAATTGAAATGGAAGGGTTCCAGCTAACCGAGAGGAGCGAAACACATATCCCAGCTTCTTCACCTTATCAATTCGAAAAAAGATAGGATTAATGGTTTGTTCTTGATTCACACTTCTTCTTGATTCCAAATCACGAATTTAGAGGGTCATTATAGGAACTTTGATCAAAAGCAGCTAGGAACGCTGTCGCTGGTAACGCCAGCCTTCTTGGTTGTAGTTTGAACTTctactaaatattttttgtctAATAAGATGTTCGGTCCTATAATTGCTCATGCATGTTTGGTCCATTGTACATGCATGTTTATCTGTCACGGGTTTGAGTTCGAAGATACAAAATTCCCCTTTTTATTTTCAGCAAACCTTTTCCCTTATGTACCCAATTATTTGCCTTTTGCCTGAATTTACTCCAAAATAAGGCAAATGTGAATGgggaaaaaaaagtttatattccACCTAACAAGAAGCAGACAATCTATTCTCACCATACTCTTTCTAAACAACCCAATAACAATTAATGTTTAATGATAAAACATtcaattgaattatatattcaataaaaatattaaacaagttataaacatttttaaggTGATTGTATATCATGGTTGTATAATATGGTTGTCAACATTTACTATTCTGAtaacaaaatttgaattgagtaacaatttaaatgaaaaaattagtcaaccaaattaatttattacatcGGAATTAAACTTGTCTATGATTTAACTactaaactttaaatttatcaCCAATTAGCtcgttattaaaatattataagatgCACTCCATTGTCATAGTTTATGGACAATGCTTTGGTAACTAATTGGCACAAACTTTAATACAGATTTTATGATTTGAACGTGAGTCGtaactttattttatcattttcctATATTGAATAAGATACTTTACACCTTTGACCTACATTGTAAGGAGATATATGTAACGAAAATTTTGCATTTGATTTCCCATTATGCCAGAAAATCATAGACTATGATATAGAACTGCCACTCAGAAAATCATAGACTATGATATAGAACTGCCACTcacaaaagaaaagtgtttacatgttattttaaaatttgtatgttCCTTTCAAATACTCCaatgtaaatttatattgaaGATTCTCACTTCGATATAAattgtcagaaccattaaaaacacactaaaaactCTATTTGAGTGGAAGACAAATGTCTGAGCAAGAGAAGCTGGaaatcagaaagtggaagatAGGTGTGAGCAGTCGAGTGGTCGTTCGGTTTTGGAGGGTAGAAGTAAaacttagtttttcaaaattcacgccactctctacatgcaaccatcttcttcaatctTCTGAAACTCCATTTTTcccctccttctctctaaaaagctcttacttatctctacaaaatctcactcttttcttcttctgatcATCAAACAGACCACACCTAAGCATTTCTGGCGTCGAGGACgttcgtttgaaccgatcagttccGGGTTCTAAGTTGGTAAGTTCTCTCTTCATTCAGCCGGTTGGTTTCctggtacatgcaaacctaGTTTATGGGTTGCATGAGTCAATCATCTTGTTTTGAGAGTTTCTGGatttctgtttggtttagtttcttaAGGCGTGACTGTAGAACGCTAAGGTCTCTAGTAAAGGTGAACCCGTATTCTGaactgtgaacgttcggtcacgcttagaggtaagggaagcttatataatttgattaagattcttgttttgaatggATATACGTTAGTTGAtttctgaatgaatatgaagtatgattgttgatatgttttgactgtatgaagtgtgaatatttactatgatatggatgtatgaatgtatgaagatagatgttgagaaatgtattgataagattatgaattctaagtctagagttttatgtgaaaattgatGTTCGTCACTGAAGATCTTTGACCGTTGGGTTTTCCTGTGGACTCAGTTGGAActagattctttcatttggaaagaattccagttgaggaccgagcgtcttcgttctgtaatatctgtatataagcgttcaaccaaggatattcgttccttgGTGTTTGATggtaaacttaagtatatctatatgtatttgtatatttcgttcgtTCCTGAACACTATttaaatggtatcttattatatttatcaagcctttcttctataagttagtagtgctcggtcttacaccagacaCTCGTTCTTGTTTCCGtaatctatctttataataagagcgttcgtccaaactccaTAGAGTTCGCTCTCTACAGTGCTCAGTCTTCAACTGACATTCGGTTTCCTTGAGGTTTAGCTCATtaagaagctaagtatttattggcgatcggtttcttcatatgattccgtCAAGTACTATTATTTGGTGTCCTACAATACCTGTCTcaattggtttcggcctagagtcctagtactcggcctaggctttacggtgttcggtttgaactctcaagagtcaattcattaaattggctcacttggtAAATAACATTCGATTATATTAGTCTCTGAGAAGTATTATTATATTCGGTCATTTTCACAACTAGTGAGTAACTctctcaatttgattatgtttgagttggagacatctcggtctcactccaagtgttcggtcttgttctaGATTAAAAACTAACGTGcgtatttggtatcctaagcgatcattattcaaattggttcagttgaggttttaataatgaaagatgatagaatacgatatggatgaaatgactttggttatggaagagtgttccgggga from the Vigna angularis cultivar LongXiaoDou No.4 chromosome 3, ASM1680809v1, whole genome shotgun sequence genome contains:
- the LOC108325733 gene encoding uncharacterized protein LOC108325733; this translates as MAGNRQKKSSSTFFSIFNVFSSRKSRGGYCDTPDSSRRVWPSDYDKGNWGVAEPNIDMKAEAFIAKYKKRVSESALYQLDPAADNA